Within the Ensifer canadensis genome, the region CGCAAGCGGCTGGTGCTGCGAGCGCCGCTGATGGTGCACGAGGAGGGCGCCCATCGCTTTGCCGGCGATGTCGACGATCTCAACAACGGACGCGCTGCCTATCGGCGCCGTTGATTTACCGTATCCGGCATTGCGTTTGGACGACCAGTGCATACATGCAGGAACAAGTGTTCGTATTGCAGGAGTTGAAATGGCCGGGTTCTTCAAAAGGCTGATGCCGAGGCGTTTTCGGCGGGATGGCATTGCCATCCCCGTCGTGCGGCTTCACGGCGCAATCATGGCCGGTGGTGGCCAGTTTCGTCCGGCACTCAATCTGGCCTCAGTCGCGCCGCTGCTGGAGAAGGCCTTCGCGGTGAAGGAGGCTCCGGCCGTTGCGATTTCGATCAACTCTCCCGGCGGTTCGCCGGTGCAGTCGCGACTGATCTACCAGCGCATCCGCGATCTCGCCCAGGAAAAGAAGAAGCGCGTGCTCGTCTTCGTCGAGGACGTGGCCGCTTCCGGCGGTTACATGATCGCGCTTGCCGGCGACGAGATCATCGCCGATCCGACGTCGATCGTCGGTTCCATCGGTGTCGTCTCCGGCGGCTTCGGCTTTCCGGAACTGTTGAAGAAGATCGGTGTCGAGCGGCGCGTCTATACCGCCGGCGAGAACAAGGTCATGCTCGACCCGTTCCAGCCAGAGAAAGAACGCGACATCGAGTTCCTGAAGAGCCTGCAGCTCGATATCCACGACACCTTCATCCAGATGGTGAAGGCCCGCCGCGGACAGCTGCTGGCCGACCATCCCGACGTTTTTTCCGGGCTTTTCTGGACTGGGCGGCGCGGATTGGAACTGGGTCTGATCGACGGCCTCGGCGATCTGCGCGGCGAGGTGAAGAAGCGCTATGGCGAGAAGGCGCGGCTCGAACTGATCCAGCCGGCGCGCAGCCTTTTCGGGCGGCGCCAGACCGGCGCATCGATTGCCGGCGATATCGCTGCACCGATCGCGGCTTCTGCGATGGCGGGTCTTGCCGAAGCAGTAGAGGAAAGGGCATTGTGGGCGCGTTTCGGGCTTTGAGCCGCGACCGGTGCGACGAGCCTACAGCGCCGCGCGTCTTATTAGACGCGCAAATGTCGCTGTAGCACTTTGAATGGCTGCATATTTTTATCCTTAAATCGACTTCGATTTAAGGATAAAAATATGCAGTAGGGAGGAAAGATGCCGCAGCTTATCCTGCTCCTGATCGCAGGCTTCGTTCTATGGATCGGCTACCGCAAGTTCATTGCGGATGCCCAGAAGCTGACGCGTCAGCGCGACCAGACGCGCCGCGAGCAGCAGACCGGCGCGAGCGGAA harbors:
- a CDS encoding membrane protein, whose amino-acid sequence is MPQLILLLIAGFVLWIGYRKFIADAQKLTRQRDQTRREQQTGASGTLVKDPETGEYRLKREDD
- a CDS encoding S49 family peptidase; amino-acid sequence: MAGFFKRLMPRRFRRDGIAIPVVRLHGAIMAGGGQFRPALNLASVAPLLEKAFAVKEAPAVAISINSPGGSPVQSRLIYQRIRDLAQEKKKRVLVFVEDVAASGGYMIALAGDEIIADPTSIVGSIGVVSGGFGFPELLKKIGVERRVYTAGENKVMLDPFQPEKERDIEFLKSLQLDIHDTFIQMVKARRGQLLADHPDVFSGLFWTGRRGLELGLIDGLGDLRGEVKKRYGEKARLELIQPARSLFGRRQTGASIAGDIAAPIAASAMAGLAEAVEERALWARFGL